From Verrucomicrobiota bacterium JB022, one genomic window encodes:
- a CDS encoding PatB family C-S lyase: MDKLVFSAGSLQFLPMSFDFETCSDRTGTGSLKWDKYRGRDVLPFWVADMDFVSPPPVLEALRARVDHGIFGYTLPNDEVVEAVLSYLQRVHGVKAEKEWLVWMPGLVPALNVSAAAFAEQGDEILTCTPVYPPFLSAPVWRDRTLKTVDLKLEDGRYTFDWEKLEAAVTPQTKIFILCNPHNPVGRVYTQEELERLADFCERHKLVLLSDEIHCDLILEPGAKHLPMLNVSESIASRTVAMYAPSKTYNLPGLACAFLVIPDTKVRAAYRLCARGLITEVNSFGYTGCAAAYNHGEPWRQELIGVLRANRDRLYAFVREHLPQVVMQPMEATYLAWLDVRALGLDNPVAHFEQHGIGLSNGGDFHAPGFLRFNFGCPPAMMEKGLERLKAAYDAAVAQAV, encoded by the coding sequence ATGGACAAACTTGTCTTTTCGGCGGGGTCGTTGCAGTTTCTCCCCATGTCGTTTGATTTCGAGACGTGTAGCGACCGGACTGGCACCGGGAGCCTGAAGTGGGACAAGTATCGCGGGCGCGATGTGCTGCCGTTCTGGGTGGCCGATATGGATTTCGTGTCGCCGCCGCCGGTGCTGGAAGCCCTTCGGGCCCGCGTCGACCATGGTATCTTTGGCTACACCTTGCCCAACGACGAGGTGGTGGAAGCCGTGCTCAGCTACCTGCAGCGCGTGCATGGCGTGAAGGCCGAGAAGGAGTGGCTGGTGTGGATGCCGGGCCTGGTGCCTGCGCTCAACGTCTCGGCGGCCGCCTTTGCCGAGCAGGGCGACGAGATCCTGACTTGCACGCCCGTTTACCCGCCCTTCCTCAGTGCCCCCGTCTGGCGCGACCGCACGCTCAAGACGGTCGACCTGAAGCTGGAGGATGGCCGCTATACCTTCGATTGGGAAAAGCTGGAGGCCGCCGTCACCCCGCAGACCAAGATCTTCATCCTCTGCAACCCGCACAACCCGGTGGGCCGCGTCTACACGCAAGAGGAGCTGGAGCGCCTGGCCGACTTCTGCGAGCGGCATAAGCTCGTGCTGCTGTCCGACGAGATTCACTGCGACCTGATCCTCGAGCCCGGCGCGAAGCACCTCCCGATGCTCAACGTCAGCGAGTCGATCGCCAGCCGCACGGTGGCGATGTATGCGCCCAGCAAGACTTACAACCTGCCGGGCCTCGCCTGCGCCTTCCTCGTCATCCCCGATACCAAGGTACGGGCGGCTTACCGCCTCTGCGCGCGCGGCCTCATCACCGAAGTCAATTCGTTTGGCTACACCGGCTGCGCCGCCGCCTACAACCACGGCGAGCCTTGGCGACAGGAGCTGATTGGCGTGCTGCGCGCCAACCGCGACCGTCTTTATGCCTTTGTGCGCGAGCACTTGCCCCAGGTGGTGATGCAACCAATGGAGGCCACCTACCTCGCCTGGCTCGACGTGCGCGCGCTGGGTCTCGACAACCCCGTCGCCCACTTCGAGCAGCACGGCATCGGCCTCAGCAACGGCGGCGACTTCCACGCGCCGGGCTTCCTGCGCTTCAACTTCGGCTGCCCGCCCGCCATGATGGAAAAGGGCCTCGAACGCCTCAAGGCCGCCTACGACGCCGCGGTGGCGCAGGCGGTGTAA